The sequence below is a genomic window from Prosthecobacter dejongeii.
GTTTCGGGGCTTCGGGCTGCGGTTTGCTGACAGGGGCCGGGGCAGCAACGGGCTGCTTAGCAGACTGAGACTTCGAGAGCGATTGGAGGATCTTTTTGAACATGGGCGTGGGGCGTTCGGGGTTGGGGCGGCTGCGCGGGGATTACTCGATGCGCATCGCACGCAGGTGGGCCGTCTTGCGTTTCAGGTCTTCATCTGAAAGCACGCCTGCGCCTTTATAGCTCACAGCCACTTCACGGCTGCGGCCAGACTGTTTATCCACCACCAGGGCGCGCACACGCTGGTTTTCATCGTAGCTGAAGGTCACCGCCACTTCGCACCCCTTGGGCCGGTTGGGTGGCACTTCCAGAGTGATGCGGCCAATGATGTCCACAAACTTGGCGTCCTCATCTTCGCCTTGGGTGATGTCCACCTCGATCACGCGCTCATTGTCCTCACTGGTCTGATAGACCTGGGTGCGGGAGCATGGGATGGGGGTGTTTTTTGGGATGACCACGGAGTTCATCAGTTTCTCCTCGCCAGTTTTGGCATTGTAAACCATGGCGACGGTGCCGTAGCTGGCATTGCACACTTCCTGGATGCGGGCGGATTTTTTGGCAAACAAGGCGGCCCCCAAGGCCACACATTCGTCCACGTTACCGCAGGATTTCGGCGTTTTGCCGAACATCTTTTCCAGCACAATTTTCACCTTAGGGATGCGAGTAGAACCGCCGACGAGGACAACGTGATCAATCTCGCTCACCTTGAGCTTGGCAGAGTCCAGCGCCTGCTCCACCAGCATGACGGTGCGGGTAAGCATGTGGCGGATCATTTTTTCAAAGGTCTCGCGGGTGAGGTCGATGCGGGCTAGGCCGTCGTTCTTGTCATTGGCCACGGTGTCATTCACGCGCTGGAGCTTGGACAGCATCTTTTTAGCGTCTTCGGTGGCCAGCAGCACACGGCGGCGGTGGCGCTCATCATTGTAAAGCGGGGCCCCGGTTTGCTTGGTGTATTGCTCGGCATAGGCAGCCAGCAGCATGTCATCAAAATTACTGCCGCCGAGGTGGCGCGCGCCTTCACTGGTGAGGATGCGGATGTTGTCCCCTTCCACTTCGAGGATGGTGACATCCAGCGTACCACCGCCCAGGTCATAGACCAGGATGCGTCCCTTCACCGCCTGGCTGTGCGCGTAGTACACGGCGGCGGCGGTGGGTTCATTGACCAGGCGCTTCACCTTCATGCCCGCCATTTCTGCGGCGGCGATGGTGCTTTTGCGCGCCAGTTCATTGAAATTCGCGGGCACGGTGATGACCACTTCGGTGATGTCACCGATGATCTTGGAGCAGTCGCGCTTGAGCTTCGAAAGGATGAGCGCGGAGATTTCTGCGGGAGTCCATTTTTTCCCATCGATCTCCACGAGATGCTCCGGATCATCCATGTAACGTTTGATCTGGAAGATGGTACGGTCAGGCTCGCCCCCATCACGGGCGGGGCTGCCGACGAGTTTGACGTCTTCATGCCCTTCAAAAAAGACGACGGAAGGCGTGAGTCGTTCGCCATCTGAGTTAGGCACGATCTCCGGGTTGCCATCCGGTTTCAAATAAGCCAGGCCCGAGAGCGTGGTTCCAAGGTCAATGCCAACGTATTCAGCCATAACAAAAAGGATAAAATGAAAATCAATAACTAGAGGCTGGAGGTTCTCACCTCCACCTTGCGAAGGACGATTTCGTGGCCTTCCTCACGCGAGTAGATAAACCCAGAGCGGCAGGTTTCCACCACGCGTGGTTTGTTTTTTCCAGGGACGGACTCGACGACGGTGATGCGTTTACGCAGCTCCACATCCACTTCGGTGCCACTGCCAATGTCGAACTCGCTGATGCCGTGTTGGAGCAGGATGTCCTCAAAGGAATGCCGCAGCGTGCGGAGCTGGGCCACGACATCTCCCCCATTGTAACCCGCATAGCGGGAGCTGAGGGCATCAATGAGATCGATCCGCTTGATGATGTCATTGGCGAACATGACCACGGTGGACTCCTCGGTCGGCAGGCCACGGCGGAGGATTTCGTGTTTTTCTTCCAGCTCGAGGAGTTGGCCGCGCAGGCGAGCATCAATCTCTTTCCAATGATGGAGCTGGGCCTCTGCCTGGGCGAATTCAGCCCTGCGATCATTGAGAGAGGCAAGGTCTGATTTGAGATGAATGAGCGTGGCGGACTGCTCGTGGAGCTGGGTATCCAGATCGGCCAGGCGTTTCCGTTGCTCGATCTCCTGCGCTTGCAGGGCTGCAGCCTGTTTTTCGGCCTGCTCGGTGAAAGCTTTCAATTCAGACTCCAGGGCAGTGCGCTCCTGCTTGGCCTGCTCACTGCGGGCGGTTTCGCGATTGAGGGATTCTTGGAGGGAATTGATTTTGACCTGGAGAGCCAGTTCCCGCTCAGCCGCATCACGCAGGGTTTTACTGGCCTCACTCTGGCGTGTCTCCAGGCCTGCAAGGGCGGCACCGAGAGAGAGAATCTTACCGCCCAGGTGAGTGAAGTCGCTAACGCGGGCTTCTTCATGACGGATTTTATCCTGCAACTCTGCCAGCATGGATTTGCTGACCTGGATTTCTTGGTTCTGGGTTTCGGCTTCCTTGGTGAGACGGGTTTCTTCCAGCTTGAGTTTTTCCACACTGTCGAGGCGGCTGCTCAGTTCTGCCTCGAGACCGCTGGCTTGGGTGCGGGCGGCATCGGCACGCTGGCGGGCTTCTTTGACTTCTTTTTCCAGGTCCAGCAGCGCCTGCTCTGCGGTGCGGGTGGCATCTTGAGCGGACTTGAGACGGGCGGTTTCTTTATCCACCTCTTCCTGGGCCTTCATCAGCCGTTCCTCGCGCATTTTATGGGCTTCCTCGAGCTGGGAAATCTGCTGCTGGAGATCGGAGAGCTTTTTGTTAGAATTCTCCGTGGTGACGTTGAGTCGAGTGACAAATTGGGCGGCCTCTTCCCGCTCTTTGGTCAGGCTGGTGAGCATGGCCTGCAGGCCTGCCAGTTCCGTGGTGAGACCAGGGATCTGTTTGCGCAGTAGCTTTTCTTCCTCACGGGCACGGGTGGCCACCGCCTCGGCCTCCAGGCGTTTGGCCTCCACGGCTTGGGCCGCAGCGGTGGCTTTTTGCAAGCGCATTTCGCAGTCGGCAGCGCGGGCTTCCTCGGCTTTGGCTTTCTTGGTTTGCTCGGTGATTTGGGTCTGGAGGGTCTTAGATTCAGCCTCCAGTTTCGTGAGTTCCTTACGCAGGTTTTCCTGCTGGCGGGCCAGTTCGCTGAGGGTCTTCTCTTCGGTGAGGCGTTGCTTTTCCGCCTCTTTCACGCCCTGGGTAGCACTGGTGAGTTTTTGCTGCACTTCAGCCAGTTCAAGGCTGCGTTTTTCCCCCGCTTCGATCTTGGCCTGAAGCTCGCGCAGGCGAGTATCAGCTGCTGCCGCTTCGGCCAATTTCGTTTTGGTTTCAGCTTCCAGATTGCTGCGTTTATCCGTGAGCAGTTTTTCCAAATGGGCAGCTTCCGTGCGCAGAATTTCGGTCTGGTCAAAGGCGGCACGGCGGTCTGCCTGGGCTTTTTCCAGGGCGGCAGCGGTGGCCTGTTTATCACGTAGTAGGGTGGCCATCTCGGCCCGCAGGTTTTCGATCTCCGTCTTCAGGCCGGGCAGTGCTTTTTCACTCTCCTCACGCTGGGCCAGGAGAGGCCGGACCAAGGCGGTGATTTTTTCATGCTCTGCGGTGGTCTGAGTGAGGGCAGCACGGCCCGTCTGGAGTTGGGATTCGACCTGGGTGAGCTCTTTCGCGCGGGTTTCGAAATGGGTCGTCTGCTGGGTGAGCTGAGCCACGCGGGACTCTGCAGCAGCGAGGTCGCGTAAACGGGAGGCCAGTTCAGACTGGAGCTTTTCCGTATCGGCTCGCAGCGAGGGGGCGCGGGATTCGTGCCCTTCGACCTCAGCTTTCAGGCGTTGGGCCTCAGCCTGGATTTTTTCGAGTATCTGCTGGGCGGTATGGAGCGCGGCCTGGGTTTCGGCCAATTTTTTGTCGGAATTTGCCAGCTCAATGATTCGACTTTCCTGAGCAGCGATTTGGATTTTGATCTCGCTAAGTCGGGCCTCGGCGCTTTTTTGTTCCTGGCGGTGGGTGGCAAGGAGGCCCTCAAGCGTTTTTTGCTCGGCCTCCAAAGCGACGATTTTTTCTTCCCGCTCCGTCTGGGTGGTGACAAGGCCAGCCAGGGAGGCCTCCATCACCGTGATTTTTTCCAGATGCGTGCTCACGAGGGCACGGCTGGTGGCCTCAGCAGTTTGGGCTTCCTGGGCTGATTTTTGACTGATCTGGGCCTGGGTGGCCGCCTGCTCACTGGCCTGCTGGGCGGCGGTGAGTTTTTCCTGCTGCTGGGTGAGCTGAACCTGGATTTGGCTGAGCTGGGCAGTCGCACTGGTGACTTGGGACTCCAGTTGCGAAACTTTTTGTTCGGCCTGGGCGATGTCTTTTTCACGCCCTGTCTGAGTGGCGGCCAAAGTGAGAAGCAGGGCCTCCAGCGCGGTGATCTTCCCTTGCCATTCCGATGCTTGGGTGCGGTGCTTTTGCTCTAACTCCGCAGCGGCAGCGGTCGCCTGCTTTTGCGCGGCGGCCTCCGCCGTGGTCTTATCCAGTTCCATGCGGGCCGTCTGGGCCTCCGTCCGCAGGCGGGTGATTTCTTTTTGCAGGGTGGCGTGCTGGGCCACGACCTCACTGGCCTGCGTGGTAAATTCCTGGGTCTTGGCCTCCGCAGCTTTGGCCTCTTGCTGGCGCTCCTCCAGGGCAGTTTCAGCTAGGCGCAGGCTTTCACGAGCTTTGGCGAGTGAGCCATTCAGCGTTTCTTTCTGAGCCTCGATGCTGCGGACTTCTTTCTCCAGGCTCTCCCGCTGAGTGGTGAGGGCTAGGGTGAGTCCGTGCTGGGCGCGGCCTTTTTCGGTCGCGGTCAAAAGCTCACGCGTCAGCGCATCGCGCTCCTGGGTCAGGATGGTGATCGCCGCAGTAAGCTCGGCCTTGTGAGCTTCCACCGCTTTGAGAGCCTCACTGGCACTGCTCAGTTGCGTATCGGTAGCGGCCAGGTCATCCAGCTTATTGGCCACATCGGCGGAGCGGCCTTCCAGGGCTTTCAGCTCCTCGGCCTTGCTACGGGTCTGCTCAACCAGGGAGGCTAACTTTTGGGCGGCTTCTTCCTCGGCCTTTTTTTGGCTGCCTAACAGTTGGTCTGCGTGGCTGCGAAGCTGGGCCACCTGGGTCTCCAGTTTCTGCTGGGTGGCTTTGAGGGATTGCTGTTCGGTCGTGGCCTGAGCCTGCTGGGTGGTGAGATCGCGCAGGCGGGATTCAGCCTCGGCACGTTGTTTTTCCAGGTCGGCCAGGGTGGCCTGCCTTTGGCCCACCAGGGTCTCTAGCTCGGTCAGCTTGGCCTGCTTATCACTCAGTGCGGCGGCATCTTCTTCTGGAGAAACAGCAGTCACCACCGCTACGGCGGCAGCAGGGACGGCCAGCGTGGCGGCGGCACTGATCTCCTGCTTCAGCTTTGCCAGCTCGGCAGCGGCGGCTTCTTTTTCCTTCAGGTGAGCGGCTCGGTCCGCATGAGCCTTATCCGCTTCGGCATGCACAGACTGGAGACTTTTTTGCGCGACAGCAATGTCTTCCTGCACCTTCGCAAGCTGGCTACGGGTGGACTCCACCTGGCTGTCCAGATTCGCTGCTTCCCGGCGCTTCACGGTGATCTTGGCCATCTCCGCCTCGGATTGGGTCAGGGCGGCCTTGAGATCGGTCGTCTGGGTTTCGAGTCGGACGAGTTCCTGGCGGCGGGCTTCAGCCTGTTTTTCCAGGCCGCGCACTTCCTCCCGGCGCTGGGCTTCTTTCTCATTTTCGCTGCGCAAAAGCTCACGCTCTTTTTGCAGCTTGGCCACTTCCTCCCGCAGTTCCTCGGCCTGCTTTTGCAGCGCAGGGTCCAGGCCGGTGGCTGGGCGCTGGATGAGGAGACCGTGCGGGGCAGCCACCGAGGGGCCTTTCATACCCATATCGGGCCGGGACAGGGGGACTTTCGTGGGCTCGACAGGGCTAGTTTCAGACTTCGCCTCGGCATCACGTGCAGGTACGGATTCGGTATCTCCCCGCTTGCCATCCTGGCGCACAGGCAGGCCTTTGCCGGGGCTCGGCATTTTCGGTTCAGCCGAAGGGGCGGTGCCTTTCGGAGCCCTTTCGCGGAAACGCGAGTCCAACTGCCCAAAACGGATTTTATCTCCACCCTTCACTCGCGCACGGTCAATCCGCTTGCCATTCACGAATACCCCATTGGATGATTTTAAATCTACCAGCTCATACACCCCATCGGCCTGCCGGATGAACTCGGCGTGGAAACCCGAGATGTAGGTATTATCAATGACGATGTCATTCTTCGCATCTCGACCGATGGAGAGGCGCTCTTCGAGGATATCGAAGACGAATTCATTTCCGTCGTTGAGGTTAAAGGCCAAATAAGGCATGCGAGGACAGGGGAGCGGGTGCGAAACGACAGATTAATTTTGGAAAATCATTGAATCAATCTTAATAAAATAAGGAGAGCTCATCAAACGATGCAGATTGCCATCATTTTAAGATTCCTTCAGAACTGCTAGATAAATTTAAGTCCACTAAAATATGAATCTCCGCAGATTTTTAAAACTTTCCAGCCTCTCCTTGGCCCTCGGTGCCTCTTCCTCGCCTCAAAATGCCCGTAGCGCTGCCGTCCAACTCACCCCAGCTCAGCTCCAGCGCGTGGGGCAGCGTATCTGGCAAAACGAATGTGCCGGTACGGTGGCGGGACTGACGAGCTGGAATGCGGGGGAAGATTTTGCCTCCTTGGGAATTGGTCATTTTATTTGGTATCCTACAGGCAAGAAAGGGCCGTTTGAAGAAAGTTTCCCACCCCTCGCCACCTTTTTGCAAAGTCGCGGCATCGAAATGCCTGCCTGGACCACCGGCCCCTGCCCCTGGACTAGCAAAGCGAACTTTGAAGCGGACAAAGAGGGCCCCCGCCAGACGGCGCTACGTGGGATTTTAGCGAAAACCGTGGGCCTCCAGACGGAATTCATCATCGCCCGTCTCCAGCGAGCGTTGCCAAAGATGAAAGCTAGCTCGAAGAAACCCGCACTGGTACAGGCCCACTTCGATGCCCTACTGGCCACACCCGAAGGCACCTTTTGCCTGATTGACTACGTGAATTTCAAAGGTGAAGGCACCGCCGCGACCGAGCGCTACAACGGTCAAGGCTGGGGACTGCTGCAAGTTCTGGAAAGCATGAAACAACCCACCCCTGCAGCTTTTGCTGAAGCCTCCAAGGTCGTGCTAGCCCGCCGCGTCCAAAATGCCCCCGCCGCCCGCAAGGAACAGCGCTGGCTAGCTGGCTGGCACAACCGCTGCGATGGCTACAAGCGAAAGCTGTGAGACCTCCCCTTTCACCTTCATGCCCTTCCCCACAAGGCCGACGCGTGTCATTGAAACGTGGCGCTTCTGACTTGAGACGGACGTTCCAAAAGATTGTCGGATTACGGTCGCTCTTAGCTTTTCGGCACAGCGGGTGCGGGTGGCAGCCAGGCCTCAGGTGCCCCGGCTTTGCGGAGGACATCGCGCAGGGCCACGGGCTTGCCATTTTGGCTGCGGCTTTGTTCCGCAGCTTCTAGGAAAGCATAGATTTCCAGCGTTTGAGCGCGGCTTACAGGGGGTTGGCGAGTCTGGAAAAATTTGACGATCTCACGCAGCAGCGGTGTGTAATCACCTTGGTTTTTTTGTTCCACCACCCCTTTTTCACCAAAGCGGGTCAGCTTGTAGTGAGCCGATCCCATGGGCAGAGCGTGGATAGCGTGCAGGGTGCCTAGACGATCCCCCTCCCAGCGGCCCGTGACGACTGAAGCGTTGGGGCTGGCCGTGCGGCGCACCTCAAGGCAGCCGGTCCCCATGACGGTGAAAAGGGCCTCCGCAGGGTGGATGCCGTAGAAGTAAAGGTCGGGATGAAATGGCAGCAGGGGTGAAGGGCCGTAGGAAATGGCGGCTAGCGCTGGCGTGCTTTCTGCCGTGGCCACCTCGATCACGCCCGGGTACCAGCGCATGGCCGAGGCGCTGAAAAAAGGCACCTTAGCCTCCTCCGCAGCTTGGTAGATCGCCACGATGTCCTTCAGGCTCGCGGCCACCGGTTTATCCAGGAAAAAAGGCTTTCCAGACAGCAGCACTTCCCTCACCTGAGCCAGGTGCGGGCGGCCATCCAGGCTGAGAATCATCACCGCATCCACCTTTGCGCACACCTCGGTGATCGTGCCCAGGATCTGCACACCATACTTGTCCTTCAGCGTCGTGGTAAAGCCCTGCACACGGCTCGCACTTTCGGGTAGGTCTGGGCTGCCCCCCACATAGGCGGCCACCACACGCGCTCCAGGGATGTGACTGGGATTGGCAGGATCATTCAGGCGCAGGGTAAACTGCTCGCAGTGAGAGGAATCTAGACCGACGATGCCTATGCGAAGATTTTCAGCCATGAGGGAATGGGGCGTGAGCATGGCTGTGAGAGCCATGATGAGCGCAAACGTAAACCTGAGGTGACGGGCGGCCATGAGTCAAAATGGCACCTGGGTGCCGGGGGTTGCAAGTGGTGAAACGTCTAGGTCACACCTCTTATTCAATCAAGAATTCGGCGGTGGAGGCGGGATCGGTTCCCGCAAATTCGCCCGCAGCGCCTCCGCGCTCAGCTCCCCCTCCCAGCGGCTGATGACCACCGTGGCCACACCATTGCCCACCAGATTGGTGAGGGAGCGGCACTCGCTCATGAAACGATCAATGCCCAGGATCAGCGCCATCGCCGCCACAGGCACGCCCGGCACAGCTTGGAGCGTAGCCGCCAGGGTGATGAACCCCGCGCCCGTCACCCCACTGGCCCCCTTAGAGGTGACCATCGCCACTCCCAGAAGCCCCAGTTGGCTCCAGAGATCCATCGTCGTATTCGTCGCCTGGGCCAGGAAGACCGCGCCCATCACCATGTAAATGTTCGTCCCATCCAGGTTAAAGCTGTAACCGGTGGGGATCACCAGCCCCACCGTGGAGGGCGCACAGCCCAGGCCGCGCAGTTTCTGGATCATCTGCGGCAGCACCGTTTCCGAAGAACTGGTGCCCAGCACCACCAGCAACTCCTCTTTGATGTAAAAGAGAAAACGAAAGATGGAAAAACCTGCCACTCGCGCAATGAGCCCTAACACCACCACCACAAACAGCGCCGAGGTCAGGTAAAAACCCGCCATCAACTTCAGCAACTGCTGCAACGAACCGATGCCGTAACTGCCGACCGTGTGTGCCATGGCCCCCAGTGCGCCCAGAGGGGCCAGCTTGATGAGCTGACGCATGATGCCGAAGAAAACCTCGCTCGCCTGGTCCACCACCCGCAGCACCGGCTTCCCCCGCTCGCCCAAACCCGCGATGGCAAAGGCTGTGAGCATGGCCACAAAGACCACCTGAAGCAGGTTATCCCCGGTAAAGGCACTGAGAAACGTCTTGGGAATGATGTCCAGGATAAAGCCCGTCTTCGTCATGCCCTGCGCCTGCCCCGCATACCCCTGCACCTTCGCCACATCCTTCGCATCCAGCGTCGTCACATCCACATTGAAGCCATCTCCAGGCCGCAGTGTATTCACCACCACCAGGCCGATGATGAGAGCCAGCGTGGACACCACTTCAAAGTAGAGCAGCGTCTTCCCACCCACGCGGCCCAGCTTCTTCACATCCCCTACCGAAGCGATGCCATTCACCACCGTGCAAAAGATGATCGGCGCGATCATCATCTTGATTAAACTAATAAAGCCCTTGCTCAGAGGATCGAGTGCCTTCCCCCAATCCGGCGTGAAATGGCCGATCAAAATGCCCAGTACCACGGCGATGAGCACCTGAAGATACAGCACCCGATACCAAGGCGTACGAGCAGGAGGAGAGTCAGGAGAAACAGCGTGCATGAGCAAAGAGCCGGGATTCAAGGCTGAACCTCCCTCTAAAAGCAAGCCGCGTCTCCACTCATTTTGTATCTGGCGAAGGCGCACTTCCCTCTCCACGGGCCTTCATGGCATGGCCTGGGTCATTCAAACCCACGCATTTCGGCCAGCGCATAAAAAACCAAAGAACCACCGACTTTCCTTTGGCCTCCGGCAAAATCCCGCTAAAGTCACCTCTTTCCCACCCCACCTGCCGCTGTGGTGAAATGGTAAACACAGCAGACTTAAAATCTGCTGGGAGGTAACTCCCTTGCCGGTTCGAGTCCGGCCAGCGGCACCCTTGAAGATCAACGAGTTACAAGCTTTCCAGGTGTTGAATACCCCCTCAAAAAAGTTCACTCGGACGTTTTCCCGACACTTTTTTGGGCAGCTCCACCCAGCGTTCTTTCATGTCACCTCATGAAGGTCAGTCCACAGCTCCAGCAGCAGGATCACGCCACGGTCAGCCATTTTCCCCACGCACACCACTGCTGGATGCTGAATCGCCGACCGAAAAGCTACCCACTATTCAC
It includes:
- a CDS encoding Hsp70 family protein codes for the protein MAEYVGIDLGTTLSGLAYLKPDGNPEIVPNSDGERLTPSVVFFEGHEDVKLVGSPARDGGEPDRTIFQIKRYMDDPEHLVEIDGKKWTPAEISALILSKLKRDCSKIIGDITEVVITVPANFNELARKSTIAAAEMAGMKVKRLVNEPTAAAVYYAHSQAVKGRILVYDLGGGTLDVTILEVEGDNIRILTSEGARHLGGSNFDDMLLAAYAEQYTKQTGAPLYNDERHRRRVLLATEDAKKMLSKLQRVNDTVANDKNDGLARIDLTRETFEKMIRHMLTRTVMLVEQALDSAKLKVSEIDHVVLVGGSTRIPKVKIVLEKMFGKTPKSCGNVDECVALGAALFAKKSARIQEVCNASYGTVAMVYNAKTGEEKLMNSVVIPKNTPIPCSRTQVYQTSEDNERVIEVDITQGEDEDAKFVDIIGRITLEVPPNRPKGCEVAVTFSYDENQRVRALVVDKQSGRSREVAVSYKGAGVLSDEDLKRKTAHLRAMRIE
- a CDS encoding FHA domain-containing protein, with amino-acid sequence MPYLAFNLNDGNEFVFDILEERLSIGRDAKNDIVIDNTYISGFHAEFIRQADGVYELVDLKSSNGVFVNGKRIDRARVKGGDKIRFGQLDSRFRERAPKGTAPSAEPKMPSPGKGLPVRQDGKRGDTESVPARDAEAKSETSPVEPTKVPLSRPDMGMKGPSVAAPHGLLIQRPATGLDPALQKQAEELREEVAKLQKERELLRSENEKEAQRREEVRGLEKQAEARRQELVRLETQTTDLKAALTQSEAEMAKITVKRREAANLDSQVESTRSQLAKVQEDIAVAQKSLQSVHAEADKAHADRAAHLKEKEAAAAELAKLKQEISAAATLAVPAAAVAVVTAVSPEEDAAALSDKQAKLTELETLVGQRQATLADLEKQRAEAESRLRDLTTQQAQATTEQQSLKATQQKLETQVAQLRSHADQLLGSQKKAEEEAAQKLASLVEQTRSKAEELKALEGRSADVANKLDDLAATDTQLSSASEALKAVEAHKAELTAAITILTQERDALTRELLTATEKGRAQHGLTLALTTQRESLEKEVRSIEAQKETLNGSLAKARESLRLAETALEERQQEAKAAEAKTQEFTTQASEVVAQHATLQKEITRLRTEAQTARMELDKTTAEAAAQKQATAAAAELEQKHRTQASEWQGKITALEALLLTLAATQTGREKDIAQAEQKVSQLESQVTSATAQLSQIQVQLTQQQEKLTAAQQASEQAATQAQISQKSAQEAQTAEATSRALVSTHLEKITVMEASLAGLVTTQTEREEKIVALEAEQKTLEGLLATHRQEQKSAEARLSEIKIQIAAQESRIIELANSDKKLAETQAALHTAQQILEKIQAEAQRLKAEVEGHESRAPSLRADTEKLQSELASRLRDLAAAESRVAQLTQQTTHFETRAKELTQVESQLQTGRAALTQTTAEHEKITALVRPLLAQREESEKALPGLKTEIENLRAEMATLLRDKQATAAALEKAQADRRAAFDQTEILRTEAAHLEKLLTDKRSNLEAETKTKLAEAAAADTRLRELQAKIEAGEKRSLELAEVQQKLTSATQGVKEAEKQRLTEEKTLSELARQQENLRKELTKLEAESKTLQTQITEQTKKAKAEEARAADCEMRLQKATAAAQAVEAKRLEAEAVATRAREEEKLLRKQIPGLTTELAGLQAMLTSLTKEREEAAQFVTRLNVTTENSNKKLSDLQQQISQLEEAHKMREERLMKAQEEVDKETARLKSAQDATRTAEQALLDLEKEVKEARQRADAARTQASGLEAELSSRLDSVEKLKLEETRLTKEAETQNQEIQVSKSMLAELQDKIRHEEARVSDFTHLGGKILSLGAALAGLETRQSEASKTLRDAAERELALQVKINSLQESLNRETARSEQAKQERTALESELKAFTEQAEKQAAALQAQEIEQRKRLADLDTQLHEQSATLIHLKSDLASLNDRRAEFAQAEAQLHHWKEIDARLRGQLLELEEKHEILRRGLPTEESTVVMFANDIIKRIDLIDALSSRYAGYNGGDVVAQLRTLRHSFEDILLQHGISEFDIGSGTEVDVELRKRITVVESVPGKNKPRVVETCRSGFIYSREEGHEIVLRKVEVRTSSL
- a CDS encoding Gfo/Idh/MocA family protein; translated protein: MALTAMLTPHSLMAENLRIGIVGLDSSHCEQFTLRLNDPANPSHIPGARVVAAYVGGSPDLPESASRVQGFTTTLKDKYGVQILGTITEVCAKVDAVMILSLDGRPHLAQVREVLLSGKPFFLDKPVAASLKDIVAIYQAAEEAKVPFFSASAMRWYPGVIEVATAESTPALAAISYGPSPLLPFHPDLYFYGIHPAEALFTVMGTGCLEVRRTASPNASVVTGRWEGDRLGTLHAIHALPMGSAHYKLTRFGEKGVVEQKNQGDYTPLLREIVKFFQTRQPPVSRAQTLEIYAFLEAAEQSRSQNGKPVALRDVLRKAGAPEAWLPPAPAVPKS
- a CDS encoding dicarboxylate/amino acid:cation symporter — protein: MLMHAVSPDSPPARTPWYRVLYLQVLIAVVLGILIGHFTPDWGKALDPLSKGFISLIKMMIAPIIFCTVVNGIASVGDVKKLGRVGGKTLLYFEVVSTLALIIGLVVVNTLRPGDGFNVDVTTLDAKDVAKVQGYAGQAQGMTKTGFILDIIPKTFLSAFTGDNLLQVVFVAMLTAFAIAGLGERGKPVLRVVDQASEVFFGIMRQLIKLAPLGALGAMAHTVGSYGIGSLQQLLKLMAGFYLTSALFVVVVLGLIARVAGFSIFRFLFYIKEELLVVLGTSSSETVLPQMIQKLRGLGCAPSTVGLVIPTGYSFNLDGTNIYMVMGAVFLAQATNTTMDLWSQLGLLGVAMVTSKGASGVTGAGFITLAATLQAVPGVPVAAMALILGIDRFMSECRSLTNLVGNGVATVVISRWEGELSAEALRANLREPIPPPPPNS